In the Leptolyngbya sp. FACHB-261 genome, one interval contains:
- the argJ gene encoding bifunctional ornithine acetyltransferase/N-acetylglutamate synthase has product MTTQDWQVISGGVTAPRGYRAAGIVAGLKPSGAPDLTLIVSEESAIAAGVFTQVQVRAAPVDYCQQRLQEKPAARAILINAGQANACTGAQGMTDALECAQVLGQALSVPPEQILLASTGVIGQRIKMEPLKAAIPRLVAEAMDPNKDLEVAAAEAARAIMTTDLVPKTVALEAMVDSRPVRVGGMTKGSGMIHPNMATMLAFITCDAAVTPSLWQQMLVKAVDQSFNQITVDGDTSTNDTVLALANGLSRTPAITDENSPHAQQLQEMLTAACVDLAKAIARDGEGATCLLEIQVSGATDEAAARQVARTIAGSSLVKSAVFGRDPNWGRIAAAAGRAGVAFDPSQLQVKLGDFLMMEAGTPLPFDRASASNYLKQKDVVISVSLGDGPGNGTAWGCDLSYDYVKINAEYTT; this is encoded by the coding sequence ATGACGACACAGGACTGGCAGGTAATTTCCGGCGGCGTAACCGCTCCCCGAGGCTACCGAGCTGCTGGGATTGTTGCAGGTTTGAAGCCCTCTGGTGCCCCTGACCTGACCCTGATTGTGTCGGAAGAGTCAGCGATTGCGGCTGGTGTGTTCACGCAGGTGCAAGTGCGTGCAGCGCCGGTGGACTACTGCCAGCAACGCCTTCAGGAAAAACCGGCTGCTCGCGCCATCTTAATTAACGCTGGTCAAGCCAATGCCTGTACTGGTGCTCAGGGCATGACCGATGCGCTGGAATGCGCCCAAGTGCTGGGACAGGCACTCTCAGTGCCACCAGAACAAATTCTGCTAGCTTCGACGGGGGTGATTGGCCAGCGCATCAAAATGGAACCGCTAAAAGCGGCAATTCCTCGGCTGGTGGCTGAGGCGATGGATCCCAACAAGGATCTTGAAGTGGCCGCAGCAGAGGCGGCACGCGCGATTATGACCACTGACTTAGTGCCCAAGACCGTGGCTCTAGAAGCAATGGTTGATAGTCGTCCGGTGCGCGTCGGCGGCATGACCAAAGGCTCCGGCATGATCCATCCCAACATGGCAACGATGCTGGCCTTTATTACTTGCGATGCTGCGGTGACGCCGAGCCTGTGGCAGCAGATGCTGGTCAAAGCTGTGGATCAAAGCTTCAATCAAATCACGGTAGACGGCGACACCAGCACCAACGACACTGTGCTGGCCCTGGCCAATGGTCTGTCCCGTACGCCAGCAATCACCGATGAAAACAGCCCCCATGCCCAGCAGTTGCAGGAGATGCTGACTGCCGCCTGTGTGGATCTGGCCAAGGCGATTGCTCGCGATGGCGAAGGCGCAACCTGTCTGTTAGAAATCCAGGTGAGCGGGGCGACAGATGAAGCCGCGGCTCGTCAGGTAGCCCGCACGATTGCTGGATCTTCTCTAGTTAAGTCAGCGGTGTTTGGTCGCGACCCCAACTGGGGTCGGATTGCCGCGGCGGCTGGTCGAGCTGGAGTTGCCTTCGACCCCAGCCAACTCCAGGTGAAACTGGGCGACTTCCTAATGATGGAAGCGGGAACGCCGTTGCCTTTTGACCGCGCCAGTGCCAGCAATTACCTGAAGCAGAAAGATGTGGTGATCAGCGTCAGCCTAGGTGATGGTCCGGGCAACGGCACCGCTTGGGGCTGCGACCTCAGCTACGACTACGTCAAAATCAACGCCGAGTACACGACTTGA
- a CDS encoding alpha/beta hydrolase, whose protein sequence is MTTIYFATNRRPNRPTNPDDFDSEFSSDGLANLRFGQAQVTGPNFDQYQIAVAPENFSVTPPVLGSQAVFDRVRREMFQNAKDTMIFIHGFNTSFKSALTAAAQLKQILTAADPLAPNDPIKLNMVLFSWPSDGALLLSKTQSRDIVAYKNDRLDAAASGSAFARGLLKVADFINQVPPEQQCKQSLHLLTHSMGAYVLRNALQELKRQVGEQLPRLFDQVLMMAADEDDDAFEFEHKLLSLPRLSRRTSVYFNNGDLALWASDTLKGNPTRLGNDGPIHPQQVPRNVALIDCTRVVARFAEPSEHGYFLNVPRIAADMRQVLRNRAPDEVLGRRYLVANNRFRMLEPIA, encoded by the coding sequence ATGACGACAATCTATTTTGCGACCAATCGACGTCCCAATCGGCCCACCAATCCTGATGATTTTGATAGTGAGTTTAGCAGTGATGGTTTAGCCAACTTGCGTTTTGGGCAAGCACAAGTAACCGGGCCTAACTTCGACCAGTATCAAATCGCCGTTGCCCCCGAAAACTTCTCAGTAACGCCGCCCGTTTTGGGTAGCCAAGCCGTCTTCGATCGCGTCCGGCGTGAGATGTTCCAGAACGCCAAGGACACCATGATCTTTATTCATGGCTTTAATACGTCCTTCAAAAGTGCTTTAACCGCAGCGGCTCAACTCAAGCAAATTTTGACTGCTGCCGATCCACTCGCGCCCAACGACCCCATTAAGTTGAACATGGTGTTGTTCTCCTGGCCTTCGGATGGGGCGCTACTGCTGAGCAAAACTCAATCCCGCGATATTGTCGCCTACAAAAATGACCGCTTAGATGCGGCTGCTTCGGGGTCTGCTTTTGCACGGGGTCTGCTCAAGGTTGCCGATTTCATTAATCAAGTGCCGCCTGAACAGCAGTGTAAACAGAGCTTGCATCTGCTTACCCACAGTATGGGCGCTTATGTTCTGCGCAATGCTTTGCAGGAACTCAAACGGCAGGTGGGCGAACAGTTGCCCAGGCTATTTGACCAAGTGTTGATGATGGCAGCCGATGAAGATGATGATGCCTTTGAATTCGAGCACAAGTTGCTCTCTCTGCCCCGCCTAAGCCGACGCACCAGTGTCTATTTCAACAATGGCGATTTGGCGCTATGGGCTAGCGATACGCTCAAGGGCAATCCCACGCGGCTGGGCAATGATGGTCCCATCCACCCGCAGCAGGTGCCTCGCAACGTTGCCCTCATCGATTGCACAAGAGTTGTGGCCCGTTTCGCTGAACCCTCAGAGCATGGCTATTTCCTAAATGTGCCTCGGATCGCGGCGGACATGCGGCAAGTCCTGCGCAACCGTGCCCCTGACGAAGTTTTGGGCCGTCGTTATCTAGTCGCTAACAATCGCTTCCGCATGTTGGAGCCGATAGCATAA
- a CDS encoding putative glycolipid-binding domain-containing protein — translation MRAQWITQDVIWTAWQQPGLEHLQLTEQEDQVLADSLLIGMHKQKPFRVRYTIVCDLQWQVRRLSLDLLSGGGQAIELWSDGNGQWTTQSGFAVSALDGCLDLDLAVTPFPHSLAIRRLALNPGESAEVKAVHLTVPKIKLQTSQQRYTCLATGSEANVEGNAGDKPEGGLYRYENLGTGIQVELRLDAKGLVIDYPEAFRRVWSQ, via the coding sequence GTGAGAGCACAGTGGATAACGCAGGATGTAATCTGGACGGCTTGGCAGCAGCCTGGCTTAGAACATCTCCAGCTAACCGAACAGGAAGATCAGGTTCTAGCCGATAGCCTGCTGATCGGCATGCATAAGCAAAAGCCCTTTCGGGTGCGCTACACGATTGTCTGTGATTTGCAATGGCAAGTGCGCAGGCTGAGTCTAGATCTGTTGAGTGGCGGTGGACAAGCCATTGAGTTGTGGTCTGATGGCAACGGTCAGTGGACGACTCAGTCTGGTTTTGCAGTGTCCGCTCTGGATGGCTGCTTGGATCTAGATCTTGCAGTCACTCCCTTCCCCCACAGCCTAGCGATTCGTCGTTTAGCCTTAAACCCAGGCGAATCTGCTGAAGTGAAGGCGGTTCATTTAACCGTGCCTAAGATCAAACTGCAAACCAGTCAGCAACGTTACACCTGTCTTGCTACTGGCTCTGAAGCGAATGTAGAGGGTAACGCTGGGGATAAACCCGAGGGCGGCTTGTATCGCTACGAAAACTTAGGCACTGGCATCCAGGTTGAGTTGCGCCTGGATGCTAAAGGTCTGGTCATCGATTATCCTGAAGCGTTTAGACGGGTGTGGTCCCAGTAG
- a CDS encoding dipeptide epimerase: MRIRVQPFTVHKRFALTISRGTTAQSTNLWVTVIQDELEGWGEASPFAADQQPQTSERILADLQRAMPLLEQFSPLDQQAIEQVLRKAEIGSAARAALDVAMHDWLGKRVGLPLWQLWGLDCSRIVPTSVTIGINTPEAARARVRDWLDFAAPKTLKVKLGNPAGIEADRAMLLAIREEAPSQPISVDANGGWSLADAVKMCDWLAEQQVTYVEQPLAKGQEADLSELNQQSPLPLFVDESCWTSHDIVRLADRVQGINIKLMKCGGLTEARRMVHTAQACGLQIMFGCYSDSSLANTALAQLSPLADRLDLDSQLNLVDDPFAGATLQDGRVMPNDRPGLGVQRHAANA; this comes from the coding sequence ATGCGCATTCGCGTTCAGCCCTTCACCGTCCATAAGCGATTTGCCTTAACTATTAGTCGTGGCACAACGGCGCAGAGCACGAACTTGTGGGTGACGGTGATCCAAGATGAACTAGAGGGCTGGGGCGAGGCTTCTCCCTTCGCCGCCGATCAGCAGCCTCAAACCAGCGAGCGGATTTTGGCGGATTTGCAACGGGCGATGCCGCTGCTGGAGCAATTCAGCCCGCTAGACCAGCAAGCGATTGAGCAGGTTTTGCGGAAGGCGGAGATTGGGTCTGCTGCGCGTGCGGCTCTGGATGTGGCGATGCATGACTGGTTGGGCAAGCGGGTGGGGCTACCGCTGTGGCAATTGTGGGGTCTGGATTGCAGCCGCATTGTGCCTACGTCGGTGACGATTGGCATCAACACGCCCGAAGCGGCCCGAGCCCGTGTGCGCGATTGGCTGGACTTCGCTGCGCCTAAGACTTTGAAGGTCAAACTGGGCAATCCGGCTGGCATTGAGGCAGATCGGGCAATGCTGCTGGCGATCCGAGAGGAAGCGCCTAGCCAGCCGATCAGCGTAGATGCCAATGGCGGTTGGAGCTTAGCGGATGCAGTCAAGATGTGCGACTGGTTAGCCGAGCAACAGGTGACTTACGTTGAGCAACCGTTGGCCAAAGGCCAGGAAGCTGACTTGTCTGAGCTCAACCAGCAATCGCCCCTGCCGCTGTTTGTCGATGAGAGCTGCTGGACTAGCCATGACATTGTGCGGCTGGCAGACCGAGTGCAGGGGATTAACATCAAACTAATGAAATGTGGCGGTTTAACTGAGGCCAGACGCATGGTGCATACGGCGCAAGCTTGCGGCTTGCAAATTATGTTTGGCTGCTATTCCGACAGTTCGCTGGCTAATACGGCATTGGCTCAGCTTTCGCCCCTGGCTGACCGTTTGGATCTCGACAGCCAGCTCAACCTGGTCGATGACCCGTTCGCGGGAGCAACGTTGCAAGACGGACGCGTGATGCCAAACGATCGGCCTGGATTGGGAGTGCAACGCCATGCGGCTAACGCCTGA
- a CDS encoding DUF1611 domain-containing protein gives MRLTPEHRVAVLLHEGILGSSGKTGLSLLRYSEAPIVAVIDEQCAGGSLAELTGIAHQAPIVASVSEALTLQPNVLAIGLAPSGGILPEARRQEIKQAVAAGLSVMNGLHTLMATDPELKALLQPEQWIWDIRQEPPGLKVGSGQARLLPCRRLLLVGTDMAVGKMSTGLEVQRVARQRGLRSKFLGTGQAGLMIAGDGIPLDAIRVDFAAGAVEQLVMRYGYDHDLLIVEGQGSLLHPGSTATLPLLRGSQPTHLILVHRAGQAHIRNIEQVPIPPLSAVVPLYEALAAAGGAFAPAAVVAIALNTAHLDEAAARAAVEQAQADTGLPCSDPVRFGAEVLLDAVIKP, from the coding sequence ATGCGGCTAACGCCTGAGCATCGAGTGGCGGTGCTGTTGCACGAGGGCATCCTCGGCAGCAGTGGCAAAACTGGTCTGTCGCTGTTGCGTTACAGCGAAGCGCCGATTGTGGCGGTGATCGATGAGCAATGCGCCGGTGGCTCGTTGGCAGAACTGACAGGCATTGCGCACCAGGCACCGATTGTGGCCTCAGTCAGCGAAGCCTTGACGTTACAACCGAATGTGCTGGCTATTGGTCTGGCGCCCTCGGGGGGAATCTTACCCGAGGCGCGACGACAAGAAATTAAGCAGGCGGTTGCGGCAGGCCTATCGGTGATGAACGGCTTGCACACGCTAATGGCCACCGATCCAGAGCTGAAGGCGCTGCTTCAGCCGGAGCAGTGGATTTGGGATATTCGTCAGGAACCGCCAGGGCTGAAGGTGGGCAGTGGTCAGGCGCGTCTGCTTCCCTGTCGGCGGTTGCTGCTGGTAGGCACGGATATGGCGGTTGGCAAGATGTCGACGGGCTTGGAGGTGCAACGGGTAGCGCGTCAGCGGGGCTTGCGATCTAAGTTTTTGGGCACGGGTCAGGCTGGCTTAATGATCGCAGGCGATGGCATTCCCTTGGATGCGATCCGCGTGGATTTCGCGGCGGGTGCCGTGGAGCAACTGGTGATGCGCTACGGCTACGACCACGACTTGCTGATTGTGGAGGGCCAGGGTTCGCTGCTGCATCCCGGCTCGACCGCGACCCTACCTCTGTTGCGCGGCAGTCAGCCGACGCATTTGATCCTGGTGCACCGAGCCGGGCAGGCGCACATTCGCAACATTGAGCAGGTGCCGATTCCCCCACTCAGCGCCGTTGTGCCGCTTTACGAAGCGCTAGCCGCGGCAGGGGGAGCCTTTGCGCCAGCAGCAGTGGTGGCAATTGCCTTGAATACGGCTCACCTGGATGAGGCTGCCGCCCGAGCCGCCGTAGAGCAAGCCCAGGCCGACACCGGTTTGCCTTGCAGCGATCCAGTCCGGTTCGGCGCAGAGGTGCTGTTAGACGCCGTGATCAAGCCTTGA
- a CDS encoding ACT domain-containing protein — protein sequence MKIQRLDHLVLTVRDLEVSCQFYAQVLGMEVVTFGEGRKALHFGQQKINLHELGREFEPKAERATAGSADLCLLSETALTQVIEHLQQCGVEVLEGPVRRTGALGPIDSVYLRDPDGNLLEVSSMQSESTPASATQAAATQAATAAGLQLSVLAERLAVCRLEPTEPIPVWAVSGAFFAVVKTVEELSIVCPQSQVPDGVIHEANWQGFKVAGPLNFALTGILAALANPLAQAGISIFAVSTYDTDYLLVREQHLEQAIAVLRQAGHQVQA from the coding sequence ATGAAGATTCAGCGACTCGATCATTTGGTGCTGACGGTTCGCGATCTGGAGGTGAGTTGCCAGTTCTATGCTCAGGTGTTGGGCATGGAGGTGGTGACCTTTGGCGAGGGACGCAAGGCACTGCACTTTGGTCAACAGAAAATCAATTTGCATGAGCTGGGCCGGGAGTTTGAACCCAAGGCGGAGCGAGCTACGGCGGGTTCTGCGGATCTGTGCCTGCTGAGCGAAACTGCGTTGACTCAGGTCATTGAACATCTGCAGCAGTGTGGGGTTGAAGTGCTAGAGGGACCAGTGCGCAGAACCGGTGCCCTGGGTCCTATCGACTCGGTTTATTTGCGCGATCCCGATGGCAATCTACTAGAGGTATCGTCGATGCAGTCTGAATCCACGCCAGCGTCAGCAACCCAGGCAGCTGCCACACAGGCAGCCACGGCAGCAGGACTACAGCTCAGCGTGCTAGCTGAGCGATTGGCGGTTTGCCGGTTGGAGCCAACGGAGCCAATTCCAGTTTGGGCGGTGAGCGGTGCATTTTTTGCCGTGGTTAAAACCGTTGAGGAACTCTCGATTGTCTGTCCGCAGAGCCAGGTGCCTGATGGCGTGATCCATGAGGCCAACTGGCAAGGGTTCAAAGTTGCCGGTCCGTTGAATTTTGCCTTGACTGGGATTCTGGCTGCCTTGGCTAATCCATTAGCGCAAGCAGGCATTAGCATCTTTGCGGTGTCAACTTACGATACCGACTACTTGTTGGTTCGAGAACAACATTTAGAACAGGCAATTGCCGTGCTCAGGCAGGCGGGCCACCAAGTCCAGGCCTAA
- a CDS encoding GNAT family N-acetyltransferase — MELQTSRLVLKRLDASTAPEVLAYFERNREFFQPWSPTVPPDFYTLEFHRRKLQKELERWAEGQTLRLWLFKKEALSNTLIGDLVLTNITRGAFQSCHLGYKLDRQWINQGLMTEALSTVLPFAFQSLKLHRVEANIMPRNQRSIRVVEKLGFVNEGLSRQYLKINGVWEDHWHYVMLNPVAPAELL, encoded by the coding sequence ATGGAACTTCAAACATCCAGATTGGTGCTCAAGCGCCTGGATGCCAGTACTGCGCCTGAGGTTCTGGCCTATTTTGAGCGGAATCGAGAGTTCTTTCAGCCCTGGAGCCCGACGGTACCGCCAGACTTTTACACCTTGGAATTTCACCGCAGAAAATTACAAAAGGAACTGGAGCGTTGGGCCGAAGGTCAAACGCTGCGCTTGTGGTTGTTTAAGAAGGAAGCACTATCTAATACTTTGATTGGCGACCTAGTTTTAACGAACATCACTCGCGGTGCTTTTCAGTCTTGTCACTTGGGCTACAAGCTGGATCGCCAATGGATCAATCAGGGCTTAATGACCGAAGCGCTGAGCACTGTGCTGCCTTTTGCCTTTCAGAGCTTAAAGCTACATCGCGTCGAAGCCAATATTATGCCTAGAAATCAGCGTTCGATCCGCGTGGTTGAGAAGTTAGGCTTCGTTAATGAAGGGCTGTCCAGACAATACCTGAAAATTAATGGTGTCTGGGAAGATCATTGGCATTACGTCATGCTCAATCCGGTGGCTCCGGCAGAATTGCTATAA
- a CDS encoding PhzF family phenazine biosynthesis protein, whose translation MGLTITQVDAFTAEPFAGNPAAVCILPEPRDEVWMQKVAQEMNLSETAFLHRQADGFSLRWFTPAVEVALCGHATLASAHVLWEAGHLQPQEQARFHTLSGLLTAERRSDWIELDFPAKLEEATTAPPDLLKALAVRPVYVGKNQFDYVVEVESEQTVRALNPDFTLLRKLPVRGVIVTSAATSPEYDFVSRFFAPGSGVDEDPVTGSAHCCLGPFWQQRLGRQEFVAYQASARGGVVRVRCSGERVALGGQAVTVLRGELL comes from the coding sequence ATGGGACTAACGATTACTCAAGTCGATGCCTTTACCGCTGAACCGTTTGCCGGTAATCCTGCCGCAGTTTGTATTTTGCCAGAGCCACGAGATGAAGTGTGGATGCAGAAGGTAGCACAGGAAATGAACCTGTCTGAAACGGCCTTTCTGCACCGTCAAGCCGATGGTTTCAGTTTGCGTTGGTTCACGCCTGCGGTTGAAGTTGCTCTCTGCGGTCACGCGACGTTGGCGAGTGCCCATGTTCTGTGGGAAGCAGGACATTTGCAGCCCCAGGAACAAGCGCGATTTCACACGCTCAGCGGCCTTCTGACGGCGGAGCGACGCAGTGATTGGATTGAACTAGACTTTCCCGCCAAGCTAGAGGAAGCCACAACAGCCCCTCCAGATTTATTGAAGGCGTTAGCAGTCAGGCCGGTTTACGTGGGCAAAAATCAGTTTGATTATGTGGTCGAAGTGGAGTCTGAACAAACGGTTCGGGCTCTCAATCCCGATTTCACGCTGCTGCGAAAACTGCCCGTTCGAGGTGTGATTGTGACCAGCGCCGCCACTTCGCCCGAATACGATTTTGTCTCACGCTTCTTCGCTCCCGGCTCTGGCGTTGACGAAGACCCCGTGACGGGTTCGGCCCACTGTTGCCTCGGTCCATTCTGGCAACAACGCTTGGGTCGGCAGGAGTTTGTCGCCTATCAAGCTTCGGCACGGGGCGGGGTCGTGCGCGTGCGCTGTAGCGGTGAGCGCGTGGCTTTAGGCGGTCAGGCAGTTACGGTTTTGCGGGGGGAATTGTTATAG